A single genomic interval of Euzebyales bacterium harbors:
- a CDS encoding VOC family protein: MAHPDMVPLIITDALDVVRAFYVDRLGATTTIEMDTYVQLRFGDIEHTRELAFMAPDQPGGPLAGQPTFAGGLVVSVSVDDADKYQEVLVGRGVDAPEPTDKPWGWRSFTVTDPAGVVVDFFHEIANTAAKDAQS, encoded by the coding sequence ATGGCACACCCCGACATGGTCCCGCTGATCATCACCGATGCGCTCGACGTCGTGCGCGCCTTCTACGTGGACCGGCTCGGCGCCACGACGACGATCGAGATGGACACCTACGTGCAACTGCGCTTCGGCGACATCGAGCACACACGCGAGCTGGCATTCATGGCGCCGGACCAGCCCGGAGGTCCGCTGGCCGGCCAGCCCACCTTCGCCGGTGGGTTGGTCGTCTCGGTGTCGGTCGACGACGCGGACAAGTACCAGGAGGTCCTGGTCGGCCGCGGCGTCGACGCGCCGGAACCCACAGACAAGCCGTGGGGCTGGCGCAGCTTCACGGTGACCGACCCGGCCGGTGTGGTGGTGGACTTCTTCCACGAGATCGCGAACACTGCCGCCAAGGATGCGCAGAGCTGA
- a CDS encoding alcohol dehydrogenase catalytic domain-containing protein, whose protein sequence is MRGLVLDGVGDIAYRTDLPDPTIEAPTDAVVAVHRAGLCGSDLHPYEGRESVRFGVVTGHEIVGEVVATGGAVTAVAVGERVLAAFTTSCGRCAPCRRGLTARCVRGELFGFGPADRPHAPALHGGQAELVRVPLADTTLVAVPPSLDDTAAVLLTDNLPTAWCAVERADPRPDAPVVVVGLGAVGLCAAAVAIRSDASAVLAVDPVPARRAAAARLGVHCARPEAAVEVLSALGSDEGAAAVVEAAGGHQAQALASELVRPGGTLSVIAVQTGSAFGFSPVDAYGRNLTVRFGRAPVRSALDRMLPDAVELARTLADVVITHPHVDLADGPATYERFARHAGGTIKAVFAP, encoded by the coding sequence ATGCGTGGACTGGTGCTCGATGGCGTGGGAGACATCGCCTACCGGACCGATCTGCCCGACCCGACCATCGAGGCGCCCACCGATGCCGTGGTGGCCGTCCACCGCGCCGGACTGTGCGGGTCCGACCTGCACCCCTACGAGGGGCGCGAGAGCGTGCGCTTCGGCGTCGTCACCGGCCACGAGATCGTCGGCGAGGTTGTGGCGACGGGCGGCGCAGTCACGGCGGTCGCGGTGGGCGAGCGCGTGCTCGCCGCCTTCACGACGTCGTGTGGCCGCTGCGCCCCGTGCAGGCGTGGGCTGACCGCGCGGTGCGTGCGCGGTGAGCTCTTCGGGTTCGGTCCGGCCGACCGGCCGCACGCGCCCGCGCTGCACGGCGGCCAGGCAGAGCTCGTGCGCGTGCCCCTGGCCGACACCACATTGGTGGCCGTGCCGCCATCGCTGGACGACACCGCCGCGGTGCTGTTGACCGACAACCTGCCGACGGCGTGGTGCGCGGTCGAGCGCGCCGACCCGCGACCGGACGCGCCGGTGGTCGTGGTCGGCCTGGGGGCGGTCGGACTGTGCGCGGCCGCGGTCGCGATCCGCAGCGACGCGTCGGCTGTGCTCGCGGTCGATCCGGTGCCCGCGCGTCGGGCTGCGGCCGCCCGCCTCGGCGTCCACTGCGCACGACCGGAAGCGGCCGTGGAGGTGCTCTCGGCGCTCGGGTCCGACGAGGGCGCCGCGGCGGTCGTCGAGGCGGCCGGCGGCCACCAGGCGCAGGCGCTGGCCTCGGAACTGGTCCGTCCGGGCGGGACGCTGTCGGTGATCGCCGTGCAGACCGGCTCGGCGTTCGGCTTCTCGCCGGTCGATGCCTATGGCCGCAACCTGACGGTCCGGTTCGGCCGGGCGCCGGTGCGGAGCGCCCTCGACCGCATGCTTCCCGACGCCGTGGAACTGGCGCGCACGCTGGCGGACGTGGTGATCACCCATCCCCACGTGGACCTGGCCGACGGTCCAGCCACGTACGAGCGGTTCGCGAGGCACGCCGGCGGCACGATCAAGGCCGTCTTCGCGCCGTGA